One Myxocyprinus asiaticus isolate MX2 ecotype Aquarium Trade unplaced genomic scaffold, UBuf_Myxa_2 HiC_scaffold_118, whole genome shotgun sequence genomic window, CCACAGGGGGATCGCTGAATAGCCCttagccgccccaccatcgagggtagtgagggcaggggagctgaaagatcgggaccgggcagtaaaaggtgcctcccacgaccttgtcagctcctcgtgcacttccgggaagaaaggaactggggtggggcgtggctgtgagtggcgccacaagcccaggaaccaatcatcgagccgcgagggttcaggggagagcagaggtttccactctagcccgacgctcgcggctgcccgagaaagcatgtctgtcatctccgcgtcagcctgtgactgggcgaccgtaccggAGGGGGGGCATCTATGTTCGGCTGGATGAgtccgctctccaatgctgcactcaagagctcatcaccttcgcaggctccgaacaagaggtcaaactcgccgtgagacgagccggcagattcatccggaagcccaattggggcagacgagtgtggtGGGGAAAGGGAGGTCTGTGaggggatacctggcagaggtggtcccactggggtccccaaatcgcccccagtgctagccgcgctggcctcatacccgtaggtagaaggaccggggcggggagccgctgaggtggcttcctttcttacgaaggcaagctccgaccgcattgttgccatagacatgttctcgcaatgagtacatgacccatccgcgaacgctgtctccatgtggacagtgcccagacacgaaagaccgtgatcgtgaccgtcagaaggtgagagataacgaccacaactaggaataacacacaaacggaaaggcatctttaaaaagacacgtctttaaatagacattccgtgtgtgccgctcttttagagaaatatactctttttttagaatatactcttttatttctgccgaagcgcccaggggcgttctctgcagtgcaccagtgcagaggggggagaggctgctgaaatgcgccatcagatccagcagaagtgaatgaacagacatgggaattcagctcagtgagcatcgaccgttcggctccgaagagaaaatctgaatgagtggttgcataccagctccttttatacccatatgttcgggggagtggtatgcaaataccactcgccaattttcattggccttttttcaaagaccagaggtgtttcgggctccgaAGAGtgaccccagtgtcactacatcgacacaacgtcgagtgagtgacagatagggaaggaaTGGTAATACTGAAGACACATCTGTTAAAGATATCACAGGAACTGGGGAAGATCCACGTATACAGTCTTCAAATATATCCTCTTCAGTAAACAGAAAGAATTACTGCTACATTTGTGGAAAACCACAGCCAAAATGTACACGTAACTTAAAAATCCATGAGAAAACAAGTGTGGATGTTGCTCGGGCTTTGGCACTGCCAAAATACTCCAAAGAACATCAAAAAATGCTGGACAAACTGTGGAATAAAGGGAACTACGAACACAATACAGATGTTTTAGCGAGTGGGACTGGATTGTTAAAACGCAGACGCAAACTAAAGAAATATAATTCAAGATTATGTGCATTGTATGTATTGCCATGCAATGTTGCTCCAGAGAGACCTGTGGCGGCACGTTCGAAATTGTCTTTCAAAACCAGTGGAAGATCGGGCAGAGCCAGGAAGAACTAGGGTCTTGTCTTTGGCAACAATGTCTAATACAGCTCTGTGTCAACAGATTTCGTAGGGTGTTTGGAAGCTGTTAACTCTAATGAAAGACGATGACATCTCTGCTGCTGTGCAGGGTGACTTCTGCATTCTTCAGCTGGCCCAGTCATTTTTCAATAAACATGGACAGGATCCCACCAAATATGACTGTATTCAACAGAAGCTCTTGGAAGTTGGAAGACTTCTGCTGATCCTGCGAAGAGAATTTTCAATACAAGCTCTTGAggatacaaatcaaatcaaatcaaatcactttattgtcacacagccatatacacaagtgcaatggtgtgtgaaattcttgggtgcagttccgatcaacatagcagtcgtgacagtgatgagacagtaccaatttacaataacatcaaattaacacagcacaatttaaacatctgatatacacataattacactcaacagtatacaaataataacatacactgtacagtatacaatatgcactaaatagatacacattattcaataaaaataaaaaataaaaaatatattaaaatgtatatatagtatatatagaatgtacagttgatagtcagttgtttagagagaatataatataataataatataatttatgacagtccggtgtgagatataagagtaagggtaataaagtgcagtgatgatgtattttgatcgtgggagatcaagagctcagaagtctgattgcttgggggaagaagctgtcatggagtcggctggtgcgggtcctgatgctgcgataccgcctacctgatggtagcagtgagaacagcccatggctcgggtggctggagtctctgatgatcctccgagcttttttcaaaTACTGTATACTGGATACTGTAAGACCTGCAGATTTTAAGGTGGTTATCCAAGCTGTAAAGAAGGTGTCTGGGTTTGTTGATGAAAAACACTCCTACCAGACTCCAAGCCTTGCTCTTAAGTTGGGCCACTCATTTCATAAGATATGTGACATTATACATTGCAGAGCTCTAATGGCAGAAGACAGTGAGGTGATAAAGTCAACCCAGGCATTCCAGGCTATTTGATGCAAAATGGTCTGAACTTGTTTCTCACACAGCTTTGACCACCTTGAATGAGGGGCACTTTAACAAGCCATCCACCCTCCCTTTCACAGAGGATGTACATCTTCACCAGCATCTTGAAAAGATTGCTGGTTTAGCATCTGAGAACTTGAAAAATATGCCATCAGCACAAGTTTATGGGGAGCTTTGCAGAGCAACTCTAGCTAAAATAATACTGTTCAACCGAAGACGTGGAGGAGAGGTTGCAAAGATGCAACTAAAAGGTTTCCTAGAGAGGGACACAGCTGCGCTACATAAggatgttgctgtaggcctcgcAAAGTTTGAACAAAAACGTTGTGCACATTACAGTCGGGTGGAAATTTGGGGTAAAAGGGGGTGAAAAGTTGCAGTGTTGCTATCGCCAGACATGGTTGATGCCTTAACACACCTCATAAGCAGAAGAATAGAGCGTGGAGTCCCAGAAGAAAAACATTCCTGTTTGCAAGGCCCAATTGTTTGACTCCTTATCGAGGACAAGACTGTCTGAGGATTTATGCAAATGGGTCTGGTGCGCAAAACCCTGAACTCCTCAACACAGTTACGCAAACATGTTGCAACTTTGTCACAGGTCCTAAACCTTAAAAAGCATGAGTTGGACCAAGTTGCTGACTTTTTGGGCCACGATATTCGTGTCCACAGAGAGTATTGCAGGCTTCCAGAGGGTACAACCCAGCTGGCCAAAATATTCAAACTACTGCTTGCCATGGAGAAAGGTTCACTTACAAATCTTCAGGGCAAAACACTAGAAGAGAATGAAATTGAAGGTAATGCTATTAAGTTGTTACAAATTAGATTTTATATTTTAGTGTAAAGGCTAAGTATTCCTAGCCGAAAGATAATCCCTTACATACAGACCTTAGATATTTAACAATGTAATATTCATCAAATTTCAGGGTGATCATTAtgtgttatatttttttttactcaatgtTAAACTTATTTAATACTCAAAACGTTTATTTTTTGTTAGATAACATAGACTTTACTGATTCTGAGCAAAGTGAAGACAGTGATGCTGAGGAGACATATCCACAGACACTAACAGAAATGGGTAAAAGCATATGAACATACAAACATCAAATCATTGAAGGCAACATAAGAAATGTACCATATGATGCaccaaaatgtaagtaaatttgccaagtaaatgtaaaatattttagctGTTAACAGGCTGAGGTTGATCTGCTTATTGCACTTGTCATAGACCTACCACAAAAATGAGCCGACTTATATTGTACCTTGACAACAAATTCCACAAAGTACCAATCAAATCACTGCCCAACAAAATAATAACAGCTTTCAGTTttaactgtttttgtttgtgatGCGGAGGATATCTTGCTAGAGATTTACAGTTTCACCTTAAAGGTGTAGaacagtttgtgtttgtgtatgaaatGTTTGAACATGTGACACCAGAACGTTTATACTGAGCTATACTATTCATATCGCAGGAAAGAAGAGAGCTAGACGACCTGTTGAGGAACCTCCAGGCAACTCAGAGGGTATGAGCTTCTACCTCAGTCAACCAGCATGTCCATTGAGGTTTGATTCATTTCATGACCAAGCACTACTACTGTTTGTTCTAGTATTTGATTTTTCCATTCACAGATGTTGACTCTGCCTTAGAAGGGTCATCTCGAGGTATGACAAGaatataaaaagtttttaactacTAATCCATTTTAAGGAAATATTAATGTTAATCAAAATTAATGACACAagttgaaatgaagattgaataTTAAATTTAGGATTAACATGTACaagtttttttctgtttgtttctttttttttctttttttcttttattttagcaATGAACAAAAACACTGGTTGGGAGGACAAAAAGTGCAGCAGGAGGGAAGAGTGCGAACAATCTGgtaaaagcacacaaacacatacacaaagaaCACTGTACTAGGGAATCGTGTAGATCAAGAATTAAAgttgaaataattaaaattaatgtttaGAACTGTCTAGGGGAGGCTGAGACATTGTATGAAGGAACCTTATCTTTATCAGGAACCATAGTCAGATTGTATTTACAACTTGATATTATGGAGTGGAATGTAACATCAGGATGGGCAAACACAATCTTACAAGGATGGTAACAACACAACCTAACAGAATGAATAAATTGCCTCCCTAACTAAAACAAATGGACAAAaacatgtttaacaaaaacagcaGCCCATCACTTTTCACTCAAAAGATGAGTAATCCTTACAACAAGACTAGACTAAATACAATGGTTGGGAAGAGTGTGGCTGGTTGGGAGAAGAGGGAGACGAGCTGTGGCCATCATGGTGTTCACTCCAGGGTTCGGGAATCTGTTTTCCTCTTTTCTAGTGATTCTTGAAAATTCTGCTGAAAGGGATAATGCAAGAAGGAAACAAAAACAGGTATGGTCTCAAACAGAAATCGCTGCAGTAATAAGACATTTCCAGAACCACATCGCAAGGGGTAAACTCACCAGTCAAATTGAATGCCAACAGTGCAAGAATGCTGAGCATCCTGCTTTGGCTAGTCGCTCTGTTCAAAACATAAGA contains:
- the LOC127439363 gene encoding uncharacterized protein LOC127439363, coding for MQMGLVRKTLNSSTQLRKHVATLSQVLNLKKHELDQVADFLGHDIRVHREYCRLPEGTTQLAKIFKLLLAMEKGSLTNLQGKTLEENEIEDNIDFTDSEQSEDSDAEETYPQTLTEMGKKRARRPVEEPPGNSEDVDSALEGSSRAMNKNTGWEDKKCSRREECEQSVILENSAERDNARRKQKQVWSQTEIAAVIRHFQNHIARGKLTSQIECQQCKNAEHPALASRSVQNIRDILRNRGLTLKKEIVAKY